One genomic window of Mucilaginibacter sp. SJ includes the following:
- a CDS encoding DUF6624 domain-containing protein: MKNLIIALLLLSSATASAQQKLNPVLKRQLDSVLVLDQKYRETLTYLMDPNKKDSLLKTLPVKPEAAIGYYWKLQSQADSTNLLFIEGVFAKYGYPGKSLVGEPTNEAAWYVIQHSPKINQYMPLMKTAAENKELPFRLYAMMLDRQLMYEGKEQIYGSQATSKPLRNGQKVGYYVWPIKDAAGVNERRKQAGFDQTVEQNAKRLGFDYKVVKIEDVKW, translated from the coding sequence ATGAAAAACCTGATCATCGCTTTGTTGCTTTTATCATCAGCCACTGCATCTGCGCAGCAAAAGCTTAACCCTGTTTTGAAGAGGCAGCTTGATAGTGTGCTGGTTCTTGATCAGAAATATCGGGAGACATTAACCTACTTAATGGATCCCAATAAAAAAGATTCGTTGTTAAAAACATTACCGGTGAAACCTGAAGCAGCTATCGGTTATTATTGGAAACTCCAAAGCCAGGCCGATTCAACTAACCTCCTTTTTATTGAAGGTGTATTTGCAAAATACGGCTATCCCGGCAAATCGCTTGTTGGCGAACCAACCAATGAGGCAGCCTGGTACGTGATCCAGCACTCACCTAAAATAAATCAGTACATGCCCCTCATGAAAACCGCTGCCGAAAACAAAGAACTGCCTTTCAGGTTGTACGCCATGATGCTCGACAGGCAGCTGATGTATGAAGGTAAAGAGCAAATCTACGGTTCGCAGGCTACATCTAAGCCATTGCGCAACGGTCAAAAAGTTGGCTATTATGTTTGGCCGATAAAAGACGCGGCAGGTGTAAATGAACGCCGTAAGCAAGCCGGTTTTGATCAAACTGTTGAACAGAACGCTAAAAGGTTGGGCTTTGATTACAAGGTTGTGAAAATTGAGGATGTGAAGTGGTAG
- a CDS encoding DUF4142 domain-containing protein — MKKLSLIAMMALAALSFQACNGGAKSGSGDSTAAATTDTADSANKVKDTTTTGATGIAVTADDAKFATEAANAGLAEVAVGQLASEKATNAKVKDFAKMMVTDHSKANDELMAIAKTKNITLPSAPDDEHQKMKADLAAKSGADFDKDYVDAMVKGHKKVESLFEDASKNCKDADLKAFAAKTLPVIQHHLAEIEAIQKGMK, encoded by the coding sequence ATGAAAAAGTTAAGTTTAATTGCAATGATGGCCCTGGCGGCATTATCATTCCAGGCCTGTAATGGCGGAGCAAAAAGCGGCAGCGGCGACAGCACAGCAGCTGCAACAACTGACACTGCCGACAGTGCCAACAAAGTAAAAGACACAACTACCACCGGTGCTACAGGCATTGCCGTTACCGCCGATGATGCAAAATTTGCAACTGAAGCGGCCAATGCCGGCTTAGCCGAAGTTGCTGTTGGCCAGTTGGCCAGCGAAAAGGCAACCAATGCCAAAGTAAAAGATTTTGCTAAAATGATGGTTACTGACCACAGCAAAGCAAACGACGAACTAATGGCCATAGCCAAAACTAAAAACATTACCCTGCCATCGGCACCTGATGATGAGCATCAGAAAATGAAAGCCGACCTGGCAGCCAAATCAGGCGCTGATTTTGACAAGGACTACGTTGATGCCATGGTTAAAGGCCATAAAAAAGTTGAATCACTGTTTGAAGATGCTTCAAAAAATTGCAAAGATGCCGACCTTAAAGCCTTTGCAGCTAAAACATTACCTGTTATCCAACACCATTTAGCCGAAATTGAAGCTATTCAAAAAGGCATGAAGTAA
- a CDS encoding fumarate hydratase: MQKRYSFRFLSFCFKPFALGFPLLAFSLKKVFRLIAFSLLLSAFSSCTMNPDKQTPGEGYLQGEWKQDSIPAQKSLVTYSLYDIKFSCDSFLLKISTVSKVNYGADTCMSKGHWDEYIRGTYSQRQDTLHIKGQFCNADGSYKNEQGCFRFGDYEEYFKVHKQGDSLIRFISTSNVIPINAHLIKRTSCIPKPL; encoded by the coding sequence ATGCAAAAACGCTATAGCTTTCGCTTTTTATCTTTCTGCTTTAAGCCTTTCGCTTTGGGCTTTCCGCTTTTAGCTTTTAGCTTAAAAAAAGTCTTTCGCCTCATAGCTTTCAGCCTTCTGCTTTCAGCTTTCAGCTCTTGTACCATGAACCCGGATAAGCAAACACCCGGTGAGGGCTATTTACAGGGAGAGTGGAAACAGGACTCAATACCTGCGCAAAAAAGCCTGGTAACCTATTCGCTATATGATATTAAATTCAGCTGTGATTCATTTCTTTTGAAGATCAGTACCGTTAGCAAGGTTAACTACGGAGCTGATACCTGTATGAGCAAAGGCCACTGGGATGAGTATATCCGGGGAACTTATTCGCAAAGGCAGGACACCCTGCATATCAAAGGGCAGTTTTGTAATGCCGATGGCTCGTATAAAAATGAACAGGGCTGTTTCAGGTTTGGCGATTATGAAGAATATTTTAAGGTTCATAAGCAAGGCGATTCGCTGATCAGGTTTATAAGCACATCCAACGTAATACCTATTAACGCACATTTAATAAAAAGAACGAGCTGCATTCCAAAACCATTGTAA
- the fumC gene encoding class II fumarate hydratase — protein sequence MSFRTEHDTMGEVQVPADKYWGAQTERSRNNFKIGPEASMPKEIIDAFAYLKKAAAFTNTDLGVLPAEKRDLIAQVCDEILAGKLASEFPLVIWQTGSGTQSNMNVNEVVANRAHVLQGNKLGEGKTFIHPNDDVNKSQSSNDTYPTAMHIAAYKILIDVTIPGIEKLRDTLQAKVEAFKSVVKIGRTHLMDATPLTLGQEFSGYVSQLNHGLKALRNTLDHLSELALGGTAVGTGINTPKGYDVKVAEYIAQFTGLPFITAENKFEALAAHDAIVESHGALKQIAVSLMKIANDIRMLASGPRSGIGEIHIPDNEPGSSIMPGKVNPTQNEAVTMVAAQVMGNDVAISIGGSNGHYELNVFKPVMAANFLQSARLIGDACVSFNDHCAVGIEPNYDGIKKHLENSLMLVTALNPHIGYENAAKIAKTALKNGSSLREAAIGLGLLTNEQFDEWVRPENMIGNLK from the coding sequence ATGAGTTTCAGAACCGAACACGATACCATGGGCGAGGTACAGGTACCTGCCGACAAATACTGGGGAGCACAAACCGAACGCTCACGCAACAATTTTAAAATTGGTCCGGAAGCATCAATGCCAAAGGAAATTATCGACGCTTTCGCGTACCTGAAAAAGGCTGCCGCTTTTACCAATACCGATTTAGGTGTTTTACCGGCCGAAAAACGCGACCTGATTGCACAGGTGTGCGATGAGATCCTGGCAGGCAAACTTGCTTCGGAGTTTCCGCTGGTGATCTGGCAAACAGGCTCGGGCACGCAATCAAACATGAACGTGAACGAGGTTGTTGCTAACCGTGCACACGTATTACAAGGCAATAAACTGGGCGAAGGCAAAACCTTTATTCACCCTAATGATGACGTGAATAAATCACAATCATCAAACGATACTTACCCAACAGCTATGCACATCGCGGCATACAAGATCCTGATTGATGTAACTATCCCGGGCATCGAGAAACTGCGCGATACCTTGCAGGCTAAGGTTGAAGCTTTCAAATCAGTAGTAAAAATCGGTCGTACCCATTTAATGGATGCTACCCCGCTTACTTTAGGCCAGGAGTTTTCAGGCTATGTATCGCAATTGAACCACGGCTTAAAAGCATTGCGCAATACGCTTGATCACCTTTCAGAACTTGCCCTTGGCGGTACCGCTGTAGGTACAGGCATTAACACACCTAAAGGTTATGATGTAAAAGTTGCTGAGTACATTGCTCAGTTTACCGGCTTGCCATTCATCACAGCCGAAAATAAATTTGAAGCCCTTGCCGCTCACGATGCCATTGTAGAAAGTCATGGCGCTTTGAAACAGATCGCGGTTTCATTAATGAAGATTGCTAATGATATCAGGATGCTGGCTTCCGGTCCGCGTTCGGGCATTGGGGAGATTCACATTCCGGATAATGAGCCGGGTTCATCTATTATGCCGGGTAAAGTTAACCCAACCCAAAACGAAGCTGTTACCATGGTAGCTGCACAGGTTATGGGTAATGATGTGGCTATCTCAATCGGTGGTTCAAACGGCCATTACGAGCTGAATGTATTTAAACCGGTTATGGCGGCAAACTTCCTGCAATCGGCAAGGTTAATTGGTGATGCCTGCGTGTCGTTCAATGATCATTGCGCTGTAGGCATTGAGCCTAATTATGATGGCATCAAAAAACACCTTGAAAACTCGTTAATGCTGGTAACTGCGCTTAACCCGCACATCGGCTACGAAAACGCGGCAAAAATTGCTAAAACAGCACTTAAAAACGGCAGTTCACTGCGCGAAGCTGCTATTGGTTTAGGCTTACTAACCAACGAACAGTTTGACGAGTGGGTTCGCCCCGAAAATATGATAGGCAATTTGAAATAA